The DNA window atcattttgtgGTTTCCTCAATGGAGTGGTTGTCCCTTTTGGAATGACAAGGTTTTCCAATGTATTTACAGCATCTATCATAGATGGTCTTTTCTTAGGGTCTACATTAAGGCATTTCAACACCAGCCCAACTATAACTTTTACATCCTTTTTCGAGTATTGCCCTCCCAATCCCGTGTCCATTATTCTGAATACTCGTCTCTCATCACCTAAAAACCGAATTGCCCAATCCACCAATGTTTCTTCAGGCCCTCCCCCATTGTCATCCCCATTTGCCCGTCTTCCTGAGAGAAGCTCTAGTAACACAACTCCATAACTGTATACATCACTCTTTGGGGACAGATGACCTATATAGTAAATGATCAGAAAGTTCAAATCTTAGCACAAATCCAAAGAGACAGCCAAACATAGTTTTGGTGTTTGGAATTGAAATGTCAACTTTATATCTACTTGTACAGGATTGTGCTATCTTAAATACCCAATTGCTGCTGCCTTTACTCTGACAGTTAATTCTGTATAAAATCATAgtttttcattcaaatatatCTAATCCCCATTACCCCTTTAACCCTAATCCTATCACAAAACAAGTATATACATAATTGTCTACAAATTAAATAGACAATAGCATCTGAGTAGAAATGAATTAACCATAACATTTGAAATAAGACAAACTACATGCATTGTTTGATCAGttcaaaaaaataagaaaataacatCAAATAGGATAAGAAAATATGTAACAAACCTGTTGCTACATATTCTGGAGCAGCATAAACTTGTGTTCCAACAATCCTTGTGGACACATGTGTATTATCTCCTGTTGGACCATCTCTTGCCAAGCCAAGGTCTGAAAGTTTCGCATTAAAATCCTATGACAGATTAAACAATGTATAAGATTACAGAATTCAATggcatatcatttatttatactCTAGCAACATACCGAGTCGAGTAGAATGTTAGCAGCCTTCATGTCACGAAAGATTACATTCGCATCTAAACTATGTAAGAAGGATAACCCACGTCCAACATCTAGTGCAA is part of the Impatiens glandulifera chromosome 1, dImpGla2.1, whole genome shotgun sequence genome and encodes:
- the LOC124922285 gene encoding probable serine/threonine-protein kinase PBL2 codes for the protein MGNCSRKPSTSNPSSNQLSFESKNDHKHHDEASSKSDPSIANNLKAFSFSDLKNATRNFRSDSLIGEGGFGCVFKGWIDAVTLAPSKPGTGIVVAIKKLKAGSFQGHREWLTEINYLGQLHHENLVKLIGYCCEYENRLLVYEFMMRGSLENHLFRKSIEPIPWTTRKRIALDVGRGLSFLHSLDANVIFRDMKAANILLDSDFNAKLSDLGLARDGPTGDNTHVSTRIVGTQVYAAPEYVATGHLSPKSDVYSYGVVLLELLSGRRANGDDNGGGPEETLVDWAIRFLGDERRVFRIMDTGLGGQYSKKDVKVIVGLVLKCLNVDPKKRPSMIDAVNTLENLVIPKGTTTPLRKPQNDASFALKKVPSS